The DNA window CTACTTCTTTGGGAATGCCGATAGAAGGAGACTACGGGCCTTTCGAAGGTTTTTGTCCAAAGACGAACACGGCCCTGTTATTTCCATAAATTGCTTGTGGCCTCTGATGAGACTCTTGTGGCAGGGAATGGCATCGAGGTAATCCAAAGCCGTTCGCCCAGACTGATCTTTGATCGTTGTCTTTGCACCAAACCGTAAGGCTGCTCGGATCTCGTCTCCTCGTCCTGTTGCCGCCAAGAGCATCAGAACTGTAACACCATCGTGGTTCTGGGCGTTGATATCCGGACCACCCTTAGCCAAGTCTTTGTCAAAGGATCCCTGGAGGGCAGATGCCATCAAGACGGTATCTCCAAAGGGTGAGATGTGATTTCGGTTCGCTCCTGCTCGAAGCAGTTCTTCGACAACGCCATTTGTCGAGTATGCTGCTGCGGCATACATAAGTGCGGTCCATCCGCTCGCGTCAACCGCTTCTATCCTGGCTCCTTCCGCGAGTAGTTTGCGCACTGCGGCGAGATCCGACTGCGCCGCAGCCCGCATCAGCGCCGTCATCCCCGGTTTCGATAAATACTCCTCTTGGATATGGACGAGTGGTTCGGTAGCTGGATCTCCATGGCGCATCTGATGCGTTAACGCGACTGAATCCAGGTCGTCCTGTAGTTTGCGGAACCATTGGGGAGAGGACGATGCGTAGTCGTGAATAGTCTTCTGTGCTCGAGATACGTTGATGATGGTGGTGGTGGAAGGGCTGTCGGTCACGCTCCGGCTGTAGTTACCGCATAGGCCAAGAACTTCCGTCGAACGAAAACGTTGGATCATTTTCTCCGCGTCCGATGTCGCGATCTGAAATTTTCTTTCCCCGATCGAATCCACAAAGCCGTATCCCTGCCAGACGACCGCACCGTCGCCGAAGAGCGCCACTTCATAGGATGGACAAGTCCCGTAGCATGATGTCCGAGCCAATTTTACAAAGTCAAGGGGGGTAATTGGGGCATTAGATCCGGCAATGGGACTATCGGGACAATCTTGCGCCGATAGCTTGCCACTCGGTGCCGTACGAACGCGCACCAGATTGGGCCCTTCAAAGCTCACTCGTTCCTTCTTCGGGTCATAGTAGTCATCACCCCAGTCCTCTGAGAACTCAAAAACAAAGGTTAGGAGCCGCGACCCAGGCTGTACATCTTGGGGAT is part of the Bryobacter aggregatus MPL3 genome and encodes:
- a CDS encoding TonB family protein → MNHFSRIYVVVALVALLTCASAQDPQLEFYQSPTYPLLARLARIAGTVVLSFTVDPNGKPSNIKIISGHPLLSTSAKDNLSTWKFSVDPQDVQPGSRLLTFVFEFSEDWGDDYYDPKKERVSFEGPNLVRVRTAPSGKLSAQDCPDSPIAGSNAPITPLDFVKLARTSCYGTCPSYEVALFGDGAVVWQGYGFVDSIGERKFQIATSDAEKMIQRFRSTEVLGLCGNYSRSVTDSPSTTTIINVSRAQKTIHDYASSSPQWFRKLQDDLDSVALTHQMRHGDPATEPLVHIQEEYLSKPGMTALMRAAAQSDLAAVRKLLAEGARIEAVDASGWTALMYAAAAYSTNGVVEELLRAGANRNHISPFGDTVLMASALQGSFDKDLAKGGPDINAQNHDGVTVLMLLAATGRGDEIRAALRFGAKTTIKDQSGRTALDYLDAIPCHKSLIRGHKQFMEITGPCSSLDKNLRKARSLLLSAFPKK